The DNA segment ATGTTTTGTTGTAACGATATTCTCTATAATATTGTTCAGCCACTGTTAATTGTTGATGGAATTCAATATTTTCTTTTCTATATCTGTTTGCATAACGGATGAGCTTTTCGATTAATTCTATATCTGTAAGTATATTATTAACTTCAGATGAGTAAATATCTAGTGACTCTTCTGCTTCTGCAACTGCACGTTTTAACAAATCAATATTAATAGGTTCTTTTTTCAGTTCTTCCAAAGCATATCTATAACTATCTGTAACATCTTTATAAAGAACAATAAATCTATCACTGAAACCAGGAACTCGAGAGTTATCTAATTTACGTTTAATTACTTCTTTTTCTTGATTAATAAATATTAATTTTTCTCTTGCAATACTTTCTTCTTCACGTAAACTTGTTAAATATCTAGAGTAATTTGTTTGGTCTTCTTCGATTTTTTCTAATCCTTGCTCTAATAATTCAACTTTATCTTTAAGATCTTTATAATTTAATTTTGGTTGATTATTAATATAGACATCTATATCATGTTTAAGATCTAACAATTCGCTTAATTCATCATAATAATTAGCTACCATTTCTTCATCTTTTTGATAGATTTGATATCTAGTTTTAATTTCCTGAATATTATTATAAAGGGCTTCATTTAATTTATCTTGTAAATCAAGTTTATTAGTAATTTCACGATAGTTTTCTTCTATATATCTCTTATAATCAAGCTCTTTTTTAAGGTCGTTAGAAACTTCATCAATAACATCATAAATACCATCTAAAATATTTTCTATTAGATCAATATCACCTAATTTAACTTTTTCACGGGCATCATTTAATTGCCAAACAATACTTTCAATTTTACTAGATATTTCTAAATGCGTAAGCTTGAAACCTTTTTTCTCCATTTCCTCAACTTTAAGTCTTAATGACTGTATTTGAGTTGGACAAGTTTTTTCTATCTCTTTTAGTAGATCTGGTAATACATCCATTTTTTCTTTTAAATTAAAGATAGAATTTTTAATTGCTGTAATTTTTTCTTGTGCTTCAATATATTTACCTGTAGATGTCAATAATTTGAAGTCATCTAATTGAGGAGCAAGTTCTTTAATATTTTGCTCATATTGATCAGCTGCTGCTCCATACTGATGTCTTTTAGCTAAAAGTTCACGATTAAGCTCTTTATACTCTGCAACAATTTCTTCATAAACTTCTCTATTTTTAGGTTCAACTTCTTTAAGTTCTTTAATTTCTCGTCGAATCTCTGCAATTCTATCTTTTATACTTGCAATTAGTTCACCGCTATTCATTATTACTTCATCAGCACGTTTAAAATTAAATTTATCTATATAGCTTTCAGCATTATAAAGATCACGATCTAATTCTTCTATATCAATACTTTGAATTTCATACCATTCACTTTCCCACTTAGTATAAAGTTTTTCTGCTTTTCCTGCTATCTCTAATGCTTTTACTTGTTTCAAATCATCAGACAATGTTTCTCTTTCTAGCTCATCTTTCATAACTAAAAGAGGGTATAAATCTTGTTTTTTTCTATTTCTAAAGATGAATAGAGCCACTACTCCTCCAAGAATAAGAACACATACAAATAAAAATATATATGTCATATATCTTCCCCCTGAAATTTTTATTAAATTTTACGTTTATTAATACAATAAATACTAACAAAATTATACCATTTTTAGCGTAAAAAACAAAGTATTTCAACCATTTTTTTGAAATTTTTTTGAATTTTTATTTCAGAACTATTAAAATTTATTTCGCATCTTCCCTTAAATCTTATATAGTCATTTCACTTTATTTTTTTTTCTTAATATGCGAAAATAAGATAAATAAATTTAGCGAGGTTTCATATGAATATTATTACAGATAAATCTTTATTTATTAAACAAGCAAATTCACTTATTATCAATGAGAAAAATTTGATTACTAATCTTTCTAATCTTTCTGCATTATACAAAGAATACTTGCCCAATACTAACTGGGTTGGTTTCTATATAGTAGATAAAGAACAAAACAATCTAGTCTTAGGTCCGTTTCAAGGAAAAGTCGCATGTACGCGTATTCCTTTCAATAAGGGAGTCTGTGGGCATTGCTATACAACAAAAGAAGCAATTTATGTAAAAGATGTTCATCAATTTCCTGGACACATAGCTTGTGATAGTGCAACTAACAGTGAGCTTGTAATTCCTATTATACAAAATAATGAAGTTGTTGCACTTCTTGATATTGATTCTATTGAATTTGATAGATTCTCTCCTGAAGAAGTCTTGGTATTCAATGAGGTAACAAAACAAATTTTTGAAAACATAAAATTTTAAAATAGCAAAGAGGTTTAACTTCATTTAGAAGTAAACCTCTTTTTTTAATATTAATCGATAATTCCTTTAAATTTAAGGTAGTTCTCATAATCCATTTCTTTATTAATTGCTCCTTCTGGAGTAAGTTCAATTACTCTATTAGCAATTGTTTGAATAAATTCATAGTCATGAGATGTAAAGAATACTGAACCTTTAAATGCGATAATTCCTTCATTAACCGCAGTAATTGACTCTAAATCAAGGTGGTTAGTAGGTTCATCTAAAAGAATAACGTTAGCTTTAGATAACATCATTTTAGACAGCATACAACGCATTTTTTCTCCCCCAGAAAGTACATGAGCACGTTTTAGTGCCTCTTCTCCTGAGAATAACATTCTTCCTAAGAACGAACGTAGATATGCTTCACTTTCTTCTTCCGGAGAAGCATATTGACGTAACCATTCTACTAATGAAAGCTTCAATCCTTCAAAATATTCTGTATTATCTTTTGGCATATAACTACGTGAGGTAGTAATTCCCCATTTTACAGTTCCACTATCTGGTTCAATCTCACCTGCTAAAATTTTAAGAAGTGTAGTTTTAGCTACTTCATCTCCTAAAAGAATAGCTTTATCGTTAGGATTAACTGTAAAACTCACATTGTTTAAAACTTCTTTTCCTTCAATTGTTTTACTTACACCATCTACGATTAATAAATCATTACCGATTTCACGATCTGGAGTAAAGCGCACATATGGATAACGTCGACTACTTGGTTTAATATCGTCAAGCGTAATTTTGTCAAGCATTTTCTTTCTACTTGTTGCTTGTTTTGATTTCGAAGCATTTGCTGAGAAACGAGCAATAAACTCTTGAAGTTCTTTAATTTTTTCTTCTTTTTTCTTATTAGAATCTTCCATCATACGACGTGCAAGTTGGCTTGATTGATACCAGAAATCATAGTTACCAACGTACAGTTGAATTTTTCCAAAATCTAAATCACAAATATGTGTACAAATATTATTTAAAAAGTGACGATCATGACTGACTACAATAACTGTATTTTCAAAGTTAATTAAAAATTCTTCAAGCCACTTAATGGCTGCAATGTCAAGTCCATTGGTAGGCTCATCTAGCAATAGAACATCTGGGTTTCCGAATAACGCTTGAGCTAAAAGTACTTTTACCTTAATTGCATTATCTAATTCTCCCATAAGCAGAACATGATACTCTACAGAAATACCTAAGCCTTCTAAAAGTTGAGCCGCATCACTCTCAGCACTCCAACCGTCCATTTCAGCGAACTCACCTTCAAGTTCTGCTGCAATGATACCATCTTCTTCTGTAAATGGATCTTTCATATAAATTTCATTTTTGCGTTTCATAACATCCCAAAGACGCTCATGTCCCATCATTACAACATCAATAACTCTATCTTCTTCATAAGCAAAGTGATTTTGACGAAGTACCGCAAGTCGTTCACCTTTTCCTAATGATACGTGACCTTGTTGTGAATCAATTTCACCAGATAATAATTTTAAAAATGTTGTCTTACCTGCTCCGTTAGCACCAATCAGCCCATAGCAGTTACCATTTGTAAATTTTATATTTACATCTTCAAATAGTTTTCTATCTGCAAAACGCAAACCTAAATTTGTTACTTGTAACATTACATTCTCCTCTAATTTTATTCAATCATAGGACAAACTGCCTAACACCTTTAGTCAGCTTCCCTATACTTTATTCTTCTTCTTTTTGACTTACACTTGCAATTAGACTTTCAATATGTAAAGCATACTCAGCTGTTTTATCATATTCGAAAATCAATTCTGGAAACTTACGAATCTTTATTTTTTTAGCAACTTCGCTTTTAACGAATCCTTTTATTTTTTTAAACGATTCTTTAGTTTTTTCTTTTTCGCGTTCTCCACCTAGAACTGTGTAGTACACTTTTGCTTGAGAATAATCTCCTGTCAAAGTTACTTCTGTAACAGTAACAAATCCTAAATCATGATTTTTAACTTTTGTTGCTAAAACATAAGTAATTTCTTTTTTGATTTGTTCTGCAAGTCTATTAACTCTTAATTCTGACATTAGTTTCTCCTCCTATTTTTTTACTTCTTCCATGATGTAAACTTCAAAGACATCTCCTTCTTTAATATCATTAAAGTTTTCAACAGTCATACCGCATTCATAACCACTTTGAACTTCTTTTACATCATCTTTAAATCTTCTTAGTGTATCAATTTCACCTTCGTAAATTACAACACTATCACGGATTACACGTACTTTACCATCACGAGAAACTTTACCTTCTGTAACATAAGCACCAGCGATTGTTCCAATTTTTGATACTTTATATACTTGACGAACTTCTGCAAGACCTATTACTTTTTCTACAAATTCTGGATCTAATAATCCTGTCATAGCTGCTTCGATTTCTTCGATTACTTTATAGATAATACTATGTAAACGAATATCTACTTGTTCAGTTGCTGCCATTTGCTTAGCGTTATTATCAGGACGAACGTTGAATCCAATTACTACGGCACTAGATGCAACAGCAAGAGTAATATCAGATTCATTGATTGCTCCTACTCCAGTGTGGATAATACGCACGTTGACACCTTCTACATCAATTTTCGCTAATGACATGGCAAGTGCTTCAACTGAACCTTGAACATCTGCTTTTATAATAATGTTAAGATCTTTCATCTCACCTTGTTTCATTTGTTCAAATAGCGTATCAAGTGATACTGCTGAGTTAGCTTGACGTGTAGTTTCAATATATTGTTGTTGACGTTTTTCTCCAATTTGACGCGCTGTTTTTTCATCACCGAATACTACAAAACGATCTCCTGCATTTGGTACGTCTTGAAGACCAGTTATTTCTACTGGTGTAGATGGTTTAGCAGTATGGATATTTTTACTACGATCGTTAATCATAGCACGAACACGCCCGTATGTATTACCTACTACTAACGGATCTCCTACATTAAGAGTACCATTTTGTACTAGTAATGTTGCAACTACTCCACGCCCTTTGTCAAGTTTAGCTTCAATGACAGTACCTAGTGCTAGACGGTTTGGATTGGCTTTTAACTCTTGCATTTCTGTAACTAATAAAATATTTTCTAATAGTTCATCAATACCCTCACCTTTCAGAGCTGAAATAGGAACAAAGATTGTATCTCCACCCCACTCTTCAGAAATAAGTCCATATTCTACAAGTTCATTCATAACTCGGTCTGGATTTGCTTGAGGTTTATCCATTTTATTAACAGCAACAATAATAGGTACATCTGCTGCTTTAGCATGGTTAATAGCTTCTATTGTTTGAGGCATTACCCCATCATCAGCAGCCACTACTAAAATTGTTACGTCAGTAATTTTTGCTCCACGTGCACGCATAGTTGTAAACGCAGCGTGTCCTGGTGTATCTAAAAATGTAATTTTCTTATCTTTAGTACGAACTTGATAAGCACCAATATGTTGAGTGATACCCCCTGCTTCTCCTGCAGTTACACGTGTGTTTCTAATTGTATCTAATAAAGTTGTTTTCCCATGGTCAACATGCCCCATTATTGTAACAATTGGAGCTCTTTCTTTAAGATTTTTTTCTTCATCTTCAACTTCAAAGTATAAATCTAAATCTTCTTTATTGATTTCTACTTCTTCTTGAATTTCTTTTCCATAATCCATAGCAATTAATTCAATTTGCTCTAAAGTAAGAGATTGATTGATATTTGCCATAATTTTAAGTTCCATAAATAACTTTTTAATTAATTCAGTTGAATTTACTGATAGTACTTCTGAAAGTTCTCCTACGGTCATACCATCTCTTACTAAGATAGTGTCTTCTGAAATTGTTTCTTCTGTAGGTGCTTCAATAATTGCAGGCTGCTGTTTATTAGATTTTTTATTTTTTTCTTTTTTATTTTTTTTCTTTTTATGTTTTTTAGTATCACTTTGATTTTTATTACTAGCAACTTTTTCTGCTTTTGGTTCTTCTTTTTTAGCTTTGAAGATGCTATCAAGTTTGGCTAACCCCTCTTCCGTTAACATTGACATATGGTTAGACACTTCAATTTCAGATTCTCTTAAAACTTTAATTATATCTTTTGACTGTTTACCAATCTCTTTAGCATATTCATATACTCTGACTTTTTTCATTACAATCTTCCTCCTTCTTCTAATAGTTGTTTAAACTTTTTTATAAACCCATCATCAGTCATACCAAGTGCGACACGATTATCTCGTCCAATTGCTCTACTTATATTTTCAATATCTGAAAATTCGATGTGATTAACACCATAAAACGTCGCTTTATCTATCAATTTTTTCTTTGTATTAATACCGCAATCTTGTGCTATGACTAATAATTTTATCTTTTTATTCTTTAAATTTTTTGTGATTAAATCTTCGCCTGTTATAAGTTTACCTGCTCTTTGCATTAAACCAAATAAATTATATATTTTTAACATTATTTTTGTGGAATAGACTTTCTATATATTAATCTAATTACTTCGTTGTAAATAGGCTCCATAATTTCTGGAGTAGTTGAAAAGAATTTCTCAAGTAATTTTTTATCTTTTGCATTATTAATTACTTCCAAATCTGATACAACATATGCTCCGCGCCCAGCTTTTTTTCCTGTTGGATCTACCGAAATTTCTCCTTCTTTATTTTTTACTATTCTTAGTAAATCTTTTTTCGGAAACATCTCGTTGGTTAGTATACATTTTCTTGTTGGTATTTTTCTTTTTTTCATCTTAACACCTCACTACTCAGCTGCTTTAATGTCAATTTTCCATCCAGTTAATCTTGCTGCTAAGCGAACGTTTTGACCTTTTTTCCCTATTGCAAGAGATAGTTGATCTTCTTTAACTTTAACATTAGCAATTTTTTCTTCTTCATCTATAATGATTTCTTCTACTTTAGCAGGTGCTAATGCATTAGTAATAAATTTCACAGGATCAGCATCCCATGTAATGATATCAATCTTCTCACCGTTTAATTCATCAACGATACGATTAACACGGTCTCCTTTATTACCTACACATGCACCAACTGGATCAACATTTTTGTCTTCTGAAAAAACGGCAAGTTTAGTTCTTTCGCCAGCTTCACGAGACACACTCTTAATTTCTACTGTTCCACTATAGATTTCAGGAACTTCCATTTCGAATAATCTTCTAATAAATTCAGGATGTGATCTAGATGCCAGAACATGCGGCTTACTACCACGGCTTGGGTTATCTACTTTAGCTATATAAACTTTTATAGGTGTTTGTGGTACATAATTTTCACCAGGAACTCTTTCATTCTCTCCTAAAATAGCCTCAATTTTTCCAAGTTTCACATATACATAGCGTGTATCAATTCTGTCTACAGTACCTGAAAGGATTTCTCCTTCATATTCACTATATTCTTTAAATAAGATTTCTTTTTCTGCTTCACGAAGTCTTTGTAATAGCGCTTGTTTAGCTGCTTGAGCTCCAACACGACCAAAGTCATCTGGAAGATCTACTACCTCATAGATATCACCAACTTCATACGCTGGATTTATTTTTAATGCATCCTCTAAAGCAAATTCAATTCTATCATCATATACTTCTTCTACAACATCTTTTCTAATGATAAATTTATAATCACCTGTAGCACGATTAAAATCTACTCTTACATTCTTTGCAGCGTTAAAATTCTTTTTGTATGCTGATAATAGAGCTAATTCAATAGCTTCTACTAGTATATCTTCTGCAATACCTTTTTCTTGTTCAATTAATTTAATAGCTTTAAGCAAATCCTTGCTCATTGTTCTTTTCTCCTTTAAAAATTAAAATTTAACAGCTAATCTAATCTTAGCAATTTTCTCATAACTAATTGTTGATTTCTTTACTCTTGCTTTATCTTTATATTCAATAGTAATTTCTTTATCTTCAACATCTAAGATGTCACCATAAAATTCTTTCTGGTTATCTACCTTCTCATAAGTTTTGATATATACATGCTTACCTATTGAATCGATAACTTCTTCCAGATTTCTTAACTCACGTTCTATACCTGGTGAAGAAACTTCAAGATAATACTTGTCGCTTATAAAATCCTCTTTATCCAATTCTTCTGCTAGTTTTTCACTTAGAAGTACACAATCATCTAGTGTTAAACCACCATCTTTATCGAAGTAAATGCGTAAGAAGAATTCACTACCTTCTTTTACATATTCTACATCATAAAGTGAATATACTGTATCTTTTGTTTGCTCATCTGCAATAGCTTTTACTCTTTGTACTATACTCATATTACACCTCTTTCTTAAATCTAAAATTGCAATATAAAAAAGTGGAGAACTTTCAAAATTCACCACCCTTTCGGTAATTTATTTCAATGTAGTTACATTGTATCACAATAAATAAGAGAAATCAATTAATTTGTCTTACTTATCACGAATAACTTCAATCTTATATCCATCTGGATCTTTGATAAAGTAATAACTTGGCGGGAATCCTGGTAAACCTTTTAAATCTGTAATATCGTATCCTGCCTCTTTATGTTTCTCATATAAACCTTCTAAATCAGAAACTGAAATTGCAATATGACCGTAACCATCTCCTAAATCATATGAACCATGATCATAATTATAAGTTAACTCTAATTCATAATCAGAACCTGGTAAAGTCAAATATACTAAAGTAAATTTATATTCTTTAAAATCTCTTTCTCTACTTACTTTAAAATCAAATGCTTCCGTATAAAACTTAATTGATTTTTCTAAATCAGCAACTCTATAACAAGTATGCGCCATAGTTTGAACCATAATCTCACCTCAAAAATCTTTTTATAATATTGTCCACGCAAAACCTATAGCTCCAATCCCAAGATGAGTTGATACTACAGGAGTAATTGCGTCTATTTCGACATTAACATTAGGATAAACTTCTTTCATATAATTTTTAATTTCTTCCGCCTTCTCTAAAGCATCTACATGAAGAATACATACAGATATGTTTTCATCCTTGTGTTGTCGATAAAATTCATCAAATAATTCATAAATTCTTAATACAACTTTTTTATAAGTACGTATTTTTTGGAATGGTACGATTACCTTATCCTCAAAATGTAATAAAGGTTTAACTTGTAATAAGTTACCAACTATAGCCTGTGCACCGCTTAAGCGCCCACTACGTTGTAAGTGTGATAAGTCATCAGCCATAAAATATGCTTTTGAAACTTTTTTCATTTCATCTAATGCAGTAATAATTTCTTTAGAACTCTTACCTTCTTTTATTAGTCCAGCCGCTTTAATTGCATAATATCCTTCAGGATGACATGCAACTTCTGAATCAAATGGATGAACATTAATACCATCAACCATAAGATCAGCTACAGAGTATGATGAAAATGTTCCACTTATACCACTAGATAGTGCTATAGCAATAACATCTGTATAACCTTCTTCTTTTAATTTTTCTAAGCATGAAACAACTTCCCCAATTGCTGGTTGAGAGGTTGTTGGAAAAGAATTATTAGGATCCTTTAAATAATCATAGTATTTATCAAGAGGCATATCAATAACCTCTTTATAAGAATTTCCATCAATAACTATATTTAAATAAACCGTTCTAATATTTAATTCTTTTGTTAATTCACCTGGTAAATATGCTGTCGAATCCATTACAATAGCTATTTTTTCCACACTCATACCTACTATTTTACAATAGCTTTTCCTTTCCTAGAATTTTTCAATATTATACAGTTCTAATTCAACTTTTGTTTCTCTACCCATAAGTTCGATCATTACATCTGCTTTGTAGTTATTAAGGTCTATATTCACCACTTTACCTTCCATATCTACAAATGGCCCAGAAATAACACGAACATGGTCTCCTACTTCGATATCTACATCAACAACGCTTGAAAGCCCCATTTGTTGTAAAATAAAATTGATTTCTTCTGGAAGTAATGGACTTGGTTTTGAACCCCCACCATGTGAACCTACAAATCCAGTTACACCTGGTGTATTTCTAACTACAAACCAAGAGTCATCAGTCATAACAAGTTCAACTAGAACATATCCAGGGAAAGTTTTTCTATTTACTTCTTTTCTTTTTCCTGTTGGTGTTATAATAGTTTCTTTTTCTTCTGGAACAACAATTCTAAATATTTTATCTTCCATATTCAAAGATTCAACACGTTTTTCAATATTATCTTTTACTTTATTTTCATAACCAGAGTATGTATGAATTACGTACCACTCTTTGTTTACTGTATCACTCATAATAACCTCTCTTACTTACTAAAATGTCTAATTCCAGCAGTTATTCCTAAATCTACCACATAACTGAACAACATTAATATTCCTACAACTACTATAACTATAAGAGTTTTTCTAACAAGTTCGTTAAATGTTGGCCAACTTACTTTTTTCATTTCTGAAACAACTTTTTTTAAAAATCTTAACACTAGTGAATTCTCCTCTCATACAAATTTAATTCTTTCATTGTACATTTTATAAATTATACCATAGCACAATTCATAAATCTATAAAATTTCAAATAAAAATAAGTACACTTGTACAATATATTATTGTAACATTTATTAAGAAACTTTTCAAATATATATCTTAAAATTGCTAAATAAACATTTAAAAATCTTGAGAGAAATATATTTCAATAATTGTATTACAAAATTATATTTATTATTTCTCTCAAGAAATACTTATTTATTTTATTAAATCATATGTTGCTACCAAGGTGTTTCTCATTAACATAGTAATTGTTAATGGCCCAACCCCACCAGGCACTGGAGATATGTACTTAACTTTCCCCATAAAGTTTTCAAGATTTACATCTCCAACTAACTTGCCATCTTTGTAGTTATTACCTACATCAATAATAGTAACTGTTTCTTTTACTTTTTCTTCTCCAGTTAAAAAGTGTGCAGAACCCACACAACTAACAATAATATCAGCTTGTTCTAATAAACTATCAAGATTTTTAGTTTTTGAGTGTGCTGTTATCACAGTTGCATTATTTTGAAGCAATAATGTAGATATAGGTTTTCCTACAATATTACTTCTTCCTATTACTAATGCTAACTTTCCATCAATTTCATCACCAGTAGATTTTATCATTTCTAAAATACCAAGAGGTGTACATGGAATTAGTTTTGCTTCTCCAATAACTAACTTTCCTACATTAATAGGATGAAAACCATCAACATCTTTTTGCGGGCTTACCGCATTTAAAATTTGTTCTGCATCGATATGTTTAGGTAATGGTAATTGAACTAAAATACCATGTACATTATCATCATTATTTAATTTCTCAATTTCATTTAAAAGGCTAGCAGTAGAAATATTTTCATCTAATTCTATTTTAACAGAATTAATGTTATTTTCTAAACATGCTTTATGCTTTGAATTAACATAACTTTTAGAAGCCTTATTATCTCCTACTAAAACTACCGCTAACGTTGGAATTATACCTTTTTGTTGAAGAATTGTTGCTTCTTCTTTTATCTCAGCGCGTAATTTTTTAGCAAGATCAGTACCGCTTATAATTTTTGTCATTATTTTTTCCTTCCTAATCTCAATTTTGCTTTAGATTGATTTTCCGTACCATTCAATAATCTTTGAATATTTTTCTTATGCATATATATAACAAAAATACACATTACAATCATAACCCACTTATCAACACCTGTTTCAAAAATAGCTAAGTAAACTATAGAAGTTAAACAGATTAAAATACTCCCTAAAGAAACATATCCAGTGATAAATAGTGTTGAGAAAAATATTACAAGTAAAAGTGCGCTCAAAGCTGGATAAAGAAAAATAAATACTCCTGAGCCAGTTGCAACTGCTTTTCCTCCTTTAAAGTTTGCAAAGATAGGATAAACATGTCCTATCATTGCAAATGCTCCAAAAATAGAGAGAAATTCTACTTTTCCTAGACTTAACGTAGGTAAAAACGTTGCAAAAATTCCTTTAGATATATCTAAAATAAACACCATGACTCCTGCTTTTTTTCCAAGACATCTAAATGTATTTGTTGTTCCTAAATTTCCGCTCCCCATAGTACGAATATCTGTATTATAAAATAGTTTCCCAATAATTAAAGCAAATGGGATAGCACCTATTAAATATGCAATAGCACAAAACAATAAAACTTGTGTAATCATATATTCTCCTATCTTATTATAGCTCCATACTCTGTCAACGCTGCAAGAACTTTTTCATGAACAGCTGTTACTTCTTCATCAGTTAATGTTTTTTCTTTATCGCTATATGTAATTGTTAATGCTAGAGACTTTTTACCAGCCACTAATTCTAAGCCTACATATAAGTCAAATAATTCTATATTTGTTATTAATTTACTATTTACACTTTCGATTGCATTATAAATATTTTGATATTCATCTTCCAAATCAACTAGCATCGCAATATCACGAGTTATTTCAGGATACTTAGTTACTTCTTCATACTTAGGTTTTACTTTTTCTTCTGAAATAACTTTATCTAAATTAATTTCAAAAACATAAGTTCTATTAAGT comes from the Gemella morbillorum genome and includes:
- a CDS encoding septation ring formation regulator EzrA, whose translation is MTYIFLFVCVLILGGVVALFIFRNRKKQDLYPLLVMKDELERETLSDDLKQVKALEIAGKAEKLYTKWESEWYEIQSIDIEELDRDLYNAESYIDKFNFKRADEVIMNSGELIASIKDRIAEIRREIKELKEVEPKNREVYEEIVAEYKELNRELLAKRHQYGAAADQYEQNIKELAPQLDDFKLLTSTGKYIEAQEKITAIKNSIFNLKEKMDVLPDLLKEIEKTCPTQIQSLRLKVEEMEKKGFKLTHLEISSKIESIVWQLNDAREKVKLGDIDLIENILDGIYDVIDEVSNDLKKELDYKRYIEENYREITNKLDLQDKLNEALYNNIQEIKTRYQIYQKDEEMVANYYDELSELLDLKHDIDVYINNQPKLNYKDLKDKVELLEQGLEKIEEDQTNYSRYLTSLREEESIAREKLIFINQEKEVIKRKLDNSRVPGFSDRFIVLYKDVTDSYRYALEELKKEPINIDLLKRAVAEAEESLDIYSSEVNNILTDIELIEKLIRYANRYRKENIEFHQQLTVAEQYYREYRYNKTLEIIRTSLEKVEPGAYERIRNSVKPR
- the rbfA gene encoding 30S ribosome-binding factor RbfA; translation: MSELRVNRLAEQIKKEITYVLATKVKNHDLGFVTVTEVTLTGDYSQAKVYYTVLGGEREKEKTKESFKKIKGFVKSEVAKKIKIRKFPELIFEYDKTAEYALHIESLIASVSQKEEE
- a CDS encoding L7Ae/L30e/S12e/Gadd45 family ribosomal protein; translation: MLKIYNLFGLMQRAGKLITGEDLITKNLKNKKIKLLVIAQDCGINTKKKLIDKATFYGVNHIEFSDIENISRAIGRDNRVALGMTDDGFIKKFKQLLEEGGRL
- the nusA gene encoding transcription termination factor NusA, whose translation is MSKDLLKAIKLIEQEKGIAEDILVEAIELALLSAYKKNFNAAKNVRVDFNRATGDYKFIIRKDVVEEVYDDRIEFALEDALKINPAYEVGDIYEVVDLPDDFGRVGAQAAKQALLQRLREAEKEILFKEYSEYEGEILSGTVDRIDTRYVYVKLGKIEAILGENERVPGENYVPQTPIKVYIAKVDNPSRGSKPHVLASRSHPEFIRRLFEMEVPEIYSGTVEIKSVSREAGERTKLAVFSEDKNVDPVGACVGNKGDRVNRIVDELNGEKIDIITWDADPVKFITNALAPAKVEEIIIDEEEKIANVKVKEDQLSLAIGKKGQNVRLAARLTGWKIDIKAAE
- a CDS encoding GAF domain-containing protein; its protein translation is MNIITDKSLFIKQANSLIINEKNLITNLSNLSALYKEYLPNTNWVGFYIVDKEQNNLVLGPFQGKVACTRIPFNKGVCGHCYTTKEAIYVKDVHQFPGHIACDSATNSELVIPIIQNNEVVALLDIDSIEFDRFSPEEVLVFNEVTKQIFENIKF
- the rnpM gene encoding RNase P modulator RnpM, with the protein product MKKRKIPTRKCILTNEMFPKKDLLRIVKNKEGEISVDPTGKKAGRGAYVVSDLEVINNAKDKKLLEKFFSTTPEIMEPIYNEVIRLIYRKSIPQK
- the infB gene encoding translation initiation factor IF-2, with the translated sequence MKKVRVYEYAKEIGKQSKDIIKVLRESEIEVSNHMSMLTEEGLAKLDSIFKAKKEEPKAEKVASNKNQSDTKKHKKKKNKKEKNKKSNKQQPAIIEAPTEETISEDTILVRDGMTVGELSEVLSVNSTELIKKLFMELKIMANINQSLTLEQIELIAMDYGKEIQEEVEINKEDLDLYFEVEDEEKNLKERAPIVTIMGHVDHGKTTLLDTIRNTRVTAGEAGGITQHIGAYQVRTKDKKITFLDTPGHAAFTTMRARGAKITDVTILVVAADDGVMPQTIEAINHAKAADVPIIVAVNKMDKPQANPDRVMNELVEYGLISEEWGGDTIFVPISALKGEGIDELLENILLVTEMQELKANPNRLALGTVIEAKLDKGRGVVATLLVQNGTLNVGDPLVVGNTYGRVRAMINDRSKNIHTAKPSTPVEITGLQDVPNAGDRFVVFGDEKTARQIGEKRQQQYIETTRQANSAVSLDTLFEQMKQGEMKDLNIIIKADVQGSVEALAMSLAKIDVEGVNVRIIHTGVGAINESDITLAVASSAVVIGFNVRPDNNAKQMAATEQVDIRLHSIIYKVIEEIEAAMTGLLDPEFVEKVIGLAEVRQVYKVSKIGTIAGAYVTEGKVSRDGKVRVIRDSVVIYEGEIDTLRRFKDDVKEVQSGYECGMTVENFNDIKEGDVFEVYIMEEVKK
- a CDS encoding ABC-F family ATP-binding cassette domain-containing protein, with the protein product MLQVTNLGLRFADRKLFEDVNIKFTNGNCYGLIGANGAGKTTFLKLLSGEIDSQQGHVSLGKGERLAVLRQNHFAYEEDRVIDVVMMGHERLWDVMKRKNEIYMKDPFTEEDGIIAAELEGEFAEMDGWSAESDAAQLLEGLGISVEYHVLLMGELDNAIKVKVLLAQALFGNPDVLLLDEPTNGLDIAAIKWLEEFLINFENTVIVVSHDRHFLNNICTHICDLDFGKIQLYVGNYDFWYQSSQLARRMMEDSNKKKEEKIKELQEFIARFSANASKSKQATSRKKMLDKITLDDIKPSSRRYPYVRFTPDREIGNDLLIVDGVSKTIEGKEVLNNVSFTVNPNDKAILLGDEVAKTTLLKILAGEIEPDSGTVKWGITTSRSYMPKDNTEYFEGLKLSLVEWLRQYASPEEESEAYLRSFLGRMLFSGEEALKRAHVLSGGEKMRCMLSKMMLSKANVILLDEPTNHLDLESITAVNEGIIAFKGSVFFTSHDYEFIQTIANRVIELTPEGAINKEMDYENYLKFKGIID